From the Pseudomonadota bacterium genome, one window contains:
- the bamA gene encoding outer membrane protein assembly factor BamA, translating to MLSPDQESGATGFFDGTPGQQELPPYTLGVSGNAYFSQKELLKSAAAELQKFRERGYRKADIDDAAFQMRSAYLQAGFAFAAVDYTYEQQDGHVQVDFRVEEGARVFVERINFRGNREIPSSRLLGFFRQLSGPLSKQMKMVYNESEVRDALSGIREYYRGEGYVDAVVNAPELAFTADRSGVIATIEIEEGAKYYIAEVVLRGDLIPELAPELETIKKEFTGKTYYVRRKLLLRTSLEAVYDAIGYADAGFEVTAVPFANPGRITLAAEIASGEKARISEVVIQGNAGTRDSFIRDRVKLKAGDIYSEAKRRESFRGLFESGLFAGINIERTPRQEDGGKNLLVTVEELPTREVYLEPGWGSYEELRLGVGASEKNLFGTGKNGRVEGLVSTKGGNLTASYTDPWLLQSDIAMNVPLYYERREEPSYTSEEKGLSLFFSRKFSESLTLATGYQYKIIQLYDLSDDTVIQREGEDYNKGTVGIQAVRDTRDDIFFPGKGSRLAWNLDLSLPAFGSQIEFGRITLGGRHFMELPNEYIFGLRASTGLIIPLGSQSFIPISERFFNGGDSTVRSYKHSQLGPKDENSEPLGGLGNNVASIELRKRVYRNFAATLYVDGGNVSPNRSLQGKDYTSYTNRSDLLDDTLADFFSEFKFGIGIGFQYLLPVGPIRIDIAYNPDPEEIWAEDEWVFHFSLGMAF from the coding sequence TTGCTTTCCCCGGACCAGGAGTCCGGCGCGACCGGGTTTTTCGACGGGACTCCGGGCCAACAGGAGCTGCCGCCGTATACCCTGGGGGTCAGCGGAAACGCCTATTTTTCCCAAAAAGAGCTTTTGAAATCGGCGGCCGCTGAACTGCAGAAGTTCCGCGAGAGAGGATACCGGAAGGCGGATATTGACGATGCGGCCTTCCAGATGCGTTCGGCATATCTGCAGGCAGGATTTGCTTTTGCGGCTGTTGATTATACATATGAGCAGCAAGATGGTCACGTTCAGGTGGATTTCAGGGTGGAAGAGGGGGCAAGGGTATTTGTTGAAAGAATAAACTTCAGGGGCAACAGGGAGATCCCGTCAAGTCGGCTCCTTGGTTTTTTCCGGCAATTGTCCGGGCCGCTGAGCAAGCAGATGAAGATGGTTTATAATGAGTCGGAGGTCAGGGATGCGCTGAGCGGGATACGGGAGTATTACCGGGGGGAAGGATATGTTGATGCGGTGGTGAATGCTCCGGAGCTTGCCTTTACGGCAGATCGATCAGGAGTGATTGCCACCATTGAAATTGAAGAAGGGGCAAAATATTACATTGCTGAGGTTGTGCTGCGCGGAGATCTCATCCCGGAACTGGCCCCGGAACTAGAGACGATAAAAAAAGAGTTCACCGGCAAGACCTATTATGTCCGGCGCAAGCTCTTGCTGCGCACGAGCCTTGAGGCTGTCTATGACGCGATCGGCTATGCCGATGCAGGGTTTGAAGTAACCGCCGTGCCTTTTGCGAATCCCGGCAGGATCACTCTGGCGGCGGAGATAGCAAGTGGTGAAAAGGCGAGGATTTCAGAGGTGGTCATCCAGGGGAACGCCGGAACAAGGGACTCTTTCATTCGGGACAGGGTGAAGCTGAAAGCCGGTGATATCTATTCCGAGGCCAAACGCAGGGAGAGCTTCAGGGGGCTTTTCGAATCAGGGCTTTTTGCGGGAATCAACATCGAGCGCACTCCCCGGCAAGAGGACGGCGGGAAAAATCTGCTGGTGACGGTTGAGGAGCTGCCGACCCGGGAAGTATATCTTGAACCGGGCTGGGGCTCTTATGAGGAGTTGCGTCTCGGGGTCGGGGCCTCTGAGAAGAACCTCTTCGGCACCGGTAAAAACGGGAGGGTCGAAGGCCTTGTTTCCACCAAGGGGGGGAATCTTACTGCGAGCTACACCGATCCGTGGCTTCTGCAGTCGGATATCGCCATGAATGTTCCTCTCTATTACGAGCGAAGGGAGGAACCTTCCTACACCTCCGAGGAAAAAGGTCTGTCGCTCTTCTTTTCCAGGAAATTCAGTGAAAGCCTCACTCTTGCCACCGGTTACCAGTACAAGATAATCCAGCTTTATGATCTGTCGGATGACACGGTCATCCAGAGAGAAGGGGAGGATTACAATAAAGGAACGGTCGGCATTCAGGCGGTCAGAGATACCCGGGACGATATCTTTTTTCCGGGCAAAGGATCCAGGCTGGCCTGGAATCTTGATCTTTCATTGCCCGCCTTCGGCAGCCAGATTGAGTTTGGCCGCATCACTCTGGGCGGCCGGCATTTTATGGAACTGCCGAATGAGTACATTTTCGGCCTGCGGGCAAGCACTGGGCTGATCATTCCACTTGGCAGCCAGTCCTTTATTCCGATCAGCGAGCGATTTTTCAACGGCGGAGACAGCACGGTCAGGAGTTACAAACATTCCCAGCTGGGGCCGAAGGATGAAAACAGTGAGCCGCTCGGCGGCCTGGGAAACAATGTCGCTTCCATTGAGCTGCGGAAGAGGGTGTATCGTAATTTTGCCGCAACCTTGTATGTGGATGGCGGTAATGTCTCGCCGAATCGCTCCCTGCAGGGAAAGGATTACACCTCGTATACCAACCGCTCGGATCTGCTGGATGATACCCTGGCGGATTTCTTCAGCGAATTCAAGTTCGGTATTGGTATCGGCTTTCAGTATCTTTTGCCGGTTGGCCCGATCAGGATCGATATCGCGTACAATCCCGATCCTGAAGAGATCTGGGCCGAGGATGAATGGGTCTTTCATTTCAGCCTCGGCATGGCATTCTGA
- a CDS encoding MBL fold metallo-hydrolase, translating into MKITFHGAAKTVTGSQHLIEVNGYRILLDCGLFQGKRKEAFELNRQGPCDGKDLDAIILSHAHIDHSGNIPCRVKNGFKGDIICTSATRDLCAVMLMDSAFLQEKDVEYVNRKRAKAGQNLFEPLYTKEDVVSTMQNFIGMNYNRKRQIFPGIELTLVDAGHMLGSAHVILDIQDNETGKPCRVVFSGDIGRPGIPIIRDPDPITDGADVLIIESTYGDRSHPPYPESEKELKRIVNETVDRGGFLLIPAFAVGRTQQIVYALHKLYEKGEIPKIPVYVDSPMATRTTEIFRLHPEVYDEEIRGFMLQDQGNNPFGFETLNYVSSTEESRELSASDKPAIVISASGMMEGGRILHHLKARISDPKNTILVTGWQSPNTLGRRIVDGEKEVRIFGEEYQVNAKVEVVTGFSGHADREGLLAWAGAMKKKPQQTFVVHGEVESAEAFAGSLKSELGFEAVLIPDLHQSFTV; encoded by the coding sequence ATGAAAATCACCTTTCACGGGGCGGCGAAGACCGTCACCGGATCACAGCATCTTATCGAGGTTAACGGCTATCGCATCCTGCTCGACTGCGGTCTCTTTCAGGGCAAACGGAAAGAGGCCTTTGAGCTGAACCGGCAGGGGCCGTGTGACGGCAAGGATCTTGACGCGATCATCCTCTCCCACGCCCATATCGACCACTCGGGCAACATCCCCTGCCGGGTCAAGAACGGGTTTAAAGGTGACATCATCTGCACTTCGGCCACCCGGGACCTCTGCGCGGTGATGCTGATGGACAGCGCCTTTCTCCAGGAAAAGGATGTTGAATACGTCAACCGCAAACGGGCCAAAGCGGGGCAGAATCTTTTCGAGCCCCTCTACACCAAGGAGGATGTGGTTTCCACCATGCAGAACTTCATCGGCATGAATTATAACCGCAAACGGCAGATCTTCCCGGGGATCGAACTGACCCTGGTGGACGCCGGCCATATGCTCGGCAGCGCCCATGTGATCCTCGATATCCAGGACAATGAGACCGGCAAGCCCTGCCGGGTGGTATTCAGCGGCGATATCGGCCGTCCCGGGATCCCGATCATCCGCGATCCTGATCCTATCACGGATGGCGCGGATGTGCTGATTATCGAAAGCACCTACGGCGACAGGTCGCACCCGCCTTATCCCGAGTCGGAAAAGGAGCTGAAAAGGATCGTCAATGAAACCGTTGACCGGGGGGGCTTCCTCCTGATCCCGGCTTTTGCGGTGGGCCGGACCCAGCAGATTGTCTATGCGCTTCACAAACTCTATGAAAAGGGTGAGATTCCTAAAATACCGGTCTATGTGGACAGCCCCATGGCCACCAGGACAACCGAGATTTTCCGGCTCCATCCGGAGGTGTATGATGAGGAGATTCGTGGATTCATGCTCCAGGACCAGGGCAACAATCCCTTCGGTTTCGAAACCCTGAATTATGTTTCATCGACCGAAGAATCGAGGGAACTGAGCGCTTCTGATAAACCCGCGATTGTGATCAGCGCGAGCGGCATGATGGAAGGAGGGCGAATTCTCCATCATCTGAAAGCCCGGATCAGCGACCCGAAAAACACGATCCTGGTCACCGGCTGGCAATCGCCCAACACTCTGGGCAGAAGAATTGTCGATGGGGAAAAGGAGGTCAGAATCTTCGGTGAGGAATATCAGGTAAATGCCAAAGTGGAAGTGGTCACCGGCTTCAGCGGCCACGCCGACCGTGAAGGATTGCTCGCCTGGGCGGGCGCGATGAAGAAAAAGCCGCAGCAGACCTTTGTGGTCCATGGTGAGGTGGAGTCGGCCGAGGCCTTTGCCGGATCTCTGAAGTCGGAGCTTGGTTTTGAAGCGGTCCTTATTCCGGACCTGCACCAGAGTTTTACAGTATAA
- a CDS encoding KilA-N domain-containing protein yields the protein MTDSKEIIVLTETVRVQQIRKDDYISLTDIAKYRNADDPRFVIQNWMRTRFTVEFLGIWEQLNNPDFNRVEFEAVKNESGSNAFVMTPTKWAKLTGAIGIVSKSGRYGGTYAHKDIAFEFASWVSVEFKLYLIKEFQRLKEQELQQLGWDIRRNLTKINYRIHTDAIKANLIPPELTPQQINLVYASEADLLNMALFGKTAKHWRNENPDHKGNIRDEANVSQLVCLANLETLNAHFIQQGMPQAERLKILNRTAIHQMKLLLADRNVKQLEENE from the coding sequence ATGACTGACAGCAAGGAAATTATTGTCCTCACTGAGACTGTGCGCGTTCAGCAGATCCGGAAGGATGATTACATCTCATTGACGGACATCGCCAAGTACCGAAATGCCGATGATCCCCGGTTTGTCATCCAAAACTGGATGCGAACCCGCTTTACTGTAGAATTTTTGGGAATATGGGAGCAACTGAATAACCCTGATTTTAACCGTGTCGAATTCGAGGCGGTTAAAAATGAGTCCGGCAGCAACGCCTTTGTTATGACACCGACGAAGTGGGCCAAACTCACCGGAGCCATTGGCATTGTCTCCAAATCAGGTCGCTACGGCGGTACCTATGCCCATAAAGATATCGCCTTCGAGTTCGCCTCCTGGGTGTCGGTGGAGTTCAAACTCTATCTGATCAAGGAGTTCCAGCGCCTCAAAGAGCAGGAACTCCAGCAACTCGGCTGGGACATCCGCCGCAATCTGACCAAGATCAATTACCGCATCCACACCGACGCCATCAAGGCAAACCTGATCCCGCCTGAACTTACACCGCAGCAGATCAACCTGGTCTACGCCAGCGAGGCGGATCTGCTGAACATGGCCCTGTTCGGCAAAACCGCAAAACATTGGCGGAACGAAAATCCGGACCACAAAGGCAATATTCGCGATGAAGCCAATGTCTCCCAGCTTGTCTGCCTGGCCAACCTCGAAACCCTGAACGCCCATTTTATTCAACAGGGGATGCCGCAGGCCGAGCGGCTCAAAATCCTGAACCGGACCGCCATTCACCAGATGAAACTCCTGCTTGCCGACAGAAACGTCAAGCAGTTGGAAGAAAATGAATAA
- a CDS encoding DEAD/DEAH box helicase family protein, with protein MIDKQLLQAGWRVGDPTQVVEEFEIDVDGPVKTGDPGPASPYEGHQYSDYVLLGRDSKIIAVVEAKKTAKDAALGREQAKQYCQNIQKQKGGELPFCFYTNGLETYFWDLDNYPPRKIVGFPTRDDLERYQYIRRNRKPLTQELINIDIAGRDYQIRAIRSVLEAIEQKKRDFLLVMATGTGKTRTCIAMVDALMRAGHAEKVLFLVDRIALREQALAAFKEHLPNEPRWPNVGEKIIAKDRRIYVSTYPTMLNIVRDESQYLSPHFFDFIVIDESHRSIYNTYGEILDYFKTITLGLTATPTDIIDHNTFKLFNCEDGLPTFAYTFEEAVNNVPPYLSNFQVMKIQTRFQMEGISKRTITLEDQKKLLLEGKEIEEINFEGSQLEKKVINKGTNALIVKEFMEECIKDGSGVLPGKTIFFCSSKAHARRMEEIFDKLYPQYKGELAKVLVSEDPRVYGKGGLLDQFTNNDMPRVALSVDMLDTGIDVREIVNLVFAKPVYSYTKFWQMIGRGTRLLEAAKPKPWCTEKDVFLILDCWDNFEYFKLTPKGKEIKPQLPLPVRLVGLRLDKIEKALDSGQQEIAEREIAKLRQQIAELPQGSVVIKEAAPALHRLEEENFWITLSHQKLEFLRNEIKPLFRTVSEADFKAMRFEKDLLEYSLARLNEEKEKADTLKDGIVEQISELPLSVNFVKTEETLIRAAQTNHYWAKIDEDALDELTTKLGPLMKFREQITGPGQIHLDLTDNLYRKEMVEFGPQHEAVSISRYREMVEALIAEMTEHNPILAKIKNGQEISPTEAEELADLLHSEHPHITENLLRQAYKNRKARFIQFIRHILGIEILKSFPETVSEAFEQFIHQHTSLTSRQLEFLNLLKNFIIDREKIEKKDLINAPFTVIHPQGIRGVFNSAEINEILQLTERLAA; from the coding sequence ATAATCGATAAACAGCTCCTCCAGGCCGGATGGCGGGTAGGCGATCCTACCCAGGTCGTGGAAGAGTTTGAAATCGATGTCGATGGGCCAGTGAAGACAGGAGACCCCGGCCCTGCTTCGCCATACGAGGGGCACCAGTATAGCGATTATGTTCTCCTGGGCCGGGATTCAAAAATCATTGCCGTAGTGGAAGCCAAAAAAACCGCCAAGGATGCCGCCCTTGGTCGTGAGCAGGCCAAACAGTATTGTCAGAACATCCAGAAGCAAAAAGGTGGCGAGCTGCCGTTCTGCTTTTACACCAACGGTCTTGAAACCTACTTCTGGGATCTCGATAATTATCCCCCGCGCAAGATAGTTGGCTTCCCAACCCGGGACGATCTGGAGCGTTACCAATACATCCGCCGCAATCGCAAGCCTCTCACTCAGGAATTAATCAATATAGACATAGCCGGTCGTGACTACCAGATCCGCGCCATTCGCTCTGTTCTTGAGGCTATCGAGCAAAAGAAGCGCGACTTCCTCCTGGTCATGGCCACCGGTACCGGTAAAACCAGAACCTGTATTGCCATGGTTGATGCCCTGATGCGGGCCGGTCATGCCGAAAAAGTCCTCTTCCTGGTCGATCGCATCGCCCTTCGGGAGCAGGCCCTGGCCGCCTTCAAGGAGCACCTGCCCAACGAACCGCGTTGGCCCAACGTTGGCGAAAAAATCATCGCCAAGGATCGCCGCATCTATGTTTCCACCTATCCCACCATGCTCAATATCGTCCGGGATGAGTCGCAGTACCTCTCGCCGCATTTTTTCGATTTCATCGTCATCGATGAAAGTCACCGTTCCATCTACAACACCTATGGGGAAATCCTCGACTATTTCAAGACTATCACCTTAGGCCTCACCGCCACGCCCACCGACATCATCGACCACAACACCTTCAAGCTGTTCAACTGCGAGGATGGCCTGCCGACCTTCGCCTACACCTTCGAGGAAGCGGTCAACAATGTGCCGCCCTACCTGAGCAACTTCCAGGTGATGAAGATCCAGACCCGATTCCAGATGGAGGGCATCAGCAAACGCACCATCACTCTGGAAGACCAGAAAAAACTGCTCCTGGAAGGCAAGGAGATCGAAGAGATCAACTTCGAGGGCTCGCAGCTGGAAAAGAAGGTCATCAACAAGGGCACCAATGCCCTGATCGTCAAGGAATTCATGGAGGAGTGCATCAAGGACGGCAGCGGCGTCCTCCCCGGCAAGACCATCTTCTTCTGCTCGTCCAAGGCCCATGCCCGCCGCATGGAAGAGATCTTCGACAAGCTCTATCCCCAATACAAGGGCGAGCTGGCCAAGGTGCTGGTTTCGGAAGACCCACGGGTCTACGGCAAAGGGGGGCTGCTCGATCAATTCACCAACAACGATATGCCACGGGTGGCGCTCAGTGTGGATATGCTCGATACCGGCATCGACGTGCGGGAGATCGTCAACCTGGTCTTTGCCAAGCCGGTCTATTCCTACACCAAGTTCTGGCAGATGATCGGGCGCGGCACCCGCCTCCTGGAAGCCGCCAAGCCCAAGCCCTGGTGCACCGAAAAGGATGTCTTCCTGATCCTCGATTGCTGGGACAACTTCGAATATTTCAAGCTGACCCCCAAGGGCAAGGAGATCAAACCGCAACTGCCCCTGCCGGTCCGGCTGGTCGGCCTGCGGCTCGACAAGATCGAAAAGGCTCTGGACAGCGGCCAGCAGGAGATCGCCGAGCGGGAAATCGCCAAGCTCCGACAACAAATTGCCGAACTGCCGCAAGGCTCGGTGGTGATCAAAGAGGCGGCTCCCGCTCTGCATCGCCTTGAAGAAGAAAACTTCTGGATCACCCTCAGCCACCAGAAACTGGAATTCTTACGCAACGAGATCAAGCCCCTGTTCCGCACCGTTTCCGAGGCCGATTTCAAGGCCATGCGCTTCGAGAAAGATTTGCTTGAGTACTCGCTGGCCCGGTTGAACGAAGAGAAGGAGAAGGCCGATACCCTAAAAGACGGCATTGTCGAGCAGATCAGCGAACTGCCGCTTTCGGTCAACTTTGTCAAAACCGAGGAAACCCTGATCCGCGCCGCCCAGACCAACCACTACTGGGCCAAGATCGATGAGGACGCGCTGGACGAACTGACCACCAAACTCGGTCCCTTGATGAAATTCCGCGAGCAGATCACCGGCCCCGGACAGATTCACCTGGACCTGACCGACAACCTGTACCGCAAGGAGATGGTGGAGTTCGGCCCCCAGCACGAAGCCGTGAGCATCAGCCGCTATCGGGAAATGGTCGAGGCCCTGATTGCTGAGATGACCGAACACAACCCGATTCTGGCTAAAATCAAAAACGGCCAGGAGATCAGCCCGACCGAGGCCGAAGAGCTTGCCGATCTTCTCCACTCGGAGCATCCCCACATCACCGAGAATCTCCTGCGCCAGGCCTACAAAAATCGCAAGGCCCGCTTCATCCAGTTCATCCGCCACATACTCGGGATTGAGATTCTCAAAAGCTTCCCCGAGACGGTCAGCGAAGCCTTTGAGCAGTTCATCCACCAGCACACCAGCCTTACCAGCCGCCAGCTGGAGTTCCTGAACCTGCTGAAAAACTTCATTATCGACCGCGAAAAAATAGAAAAGAAGGACCTGATCAACGCCCCCTTTACGGTCATTCATCCCCAGGGCATCCGTGGCGTGTTCAACTCGGCGGAGATCAACGAAATATTACAGCTCACCGAGCGACTGGCGGCTTGA
- a CDS encoding OmpA family protein codes for MLTLRMLSIVLGLSLLATTLATASEQIDWGQKLVGPVKSSSAYHNESSEYQPYKLLTGKETELEIIGALSSSLYKGTEKNTSFEIYSAYMEYLKENKFQILFKSEKSEGISGLPGKLYGMNPLKSDPNYSNSASLTSGARGDHTYYIAAKQKSKNGDIYTGIFITQGWWNVPNYRVDVAQVKPLQTTVLPADEIEKAIQTEGYVAIYGIYFDTNQASIKKESEASLSEISNYMKKHPADVFYVVGHTDDEGKMDDNMDLSLRRAKSVVKYLQEQLNIPGTQLEAHGAGPLAPVANNHTIDGRALNRRVSLVKKLK; via the coding sequence ATGTTAACACTCAGAATGTTATCAATAGTACTCGGGTTGAGTTTGTTAGCAACAACACTAGCTACAGCATCTGAGCAAATAGATTGGGGACAAAAGCTAGTTGGCCCAGTCAAGTCATCATCTGCATACCACAATGAATCATCAGAGTATCAACCCTACAAATTATTAACAGGAAAAGAGACAGAGTTAGAAATAATCGGTGCCCTATCAAGTTCTCTCTATAAAGGCACTGAAAAAAATACCAGTTTTGAAATCTATTCAGCATACATGGAGTATTTAAAAGAAAATAAGTTTCAGATCCTATTTAAATCTGAGAAATCAGAAGGAATATCAGGATTGCCGGGAAAACTCTATGGGATGAATCCCTTGAAAAGTGATCCAAATTATTCCAATTCAGCTTCTTTGACATCCGGAGCCAGAGGCGATCATACCTATTATATTGCGGCAAAACAAAAAAGCAAAAATGGTGATATCTATACAGGTATCTTTATCACCCAGGGGTGGTGGAACGTTCCAAATTATCGTGTAGATGTGGCACAGGTAAAGCCACTTCAAACAACAGTCTTACCGGCAGATGAAATAGAAAAAGCCATACAAACAGAAGGCTATGTAGCAATATATGGTATTTATTTTGATACCAATCAAGCCAGTATTAAAAAAGAATCAGAAGCCTCGTTATCAGAAATCAGTAATTATATGAAAAAGCATCCTGCCGATGTTTTTTATGTAGTTGGTCATACAGATGATGAAGGCAAGATGGATGATAATATGGATCTATCACTCAGACGAGCCAAATCAGTGGTCAAGTATTTGCAAGAACAGTTAAACATTCCGGGCACACAATTAGAAGCACATGGTGCCGGTCCATTGGCACCAGTAGCCAATAATCACACCATTGATGGGAGAGCGTTAAATAGAAGAGTGAGTTTGGTAAAGAAATTGAAGTAG
- a CDS encoding LapA family protein, with product MNFKLIFILTLIGLAVLFGVQNVAVVEIQFLLWSFTLARSILIFFVLAAGIIIGWLMHSYTDYKERHKTEQAPSKPAGIEDDRKDLNSF from the coding sequence ATGAATTTTAAACTTATTTTTATCCTGACCCTTATCGGTCTCGCGGTGTTGTTCGGGGTGCAGAATGTCGCCGTGGTCGAGATCCAGTTTCTCCTCTGGTCCTTCACCCTTGCCCGATCGATTCTCATCTTCTTTGTTCTGGCTGCGGGGATCATCATCGGCTGGCTCATGCACAGCTATACCGACTACAAGGAGAGGCACAAGACAGAGCAGGCCCCTTCCAAGCCGGCCGGAATTGAGGACGACCGGAAGGACCTCAATTCTTTCTGA
- a CDS encoding type I restriction-modification system subunit M, giving the protein MLQNNPELKSKIDQLWNKFWSGGISNPLTAIEQITYLLFMKRLDNLDLEKQSAAEFTGEKYTSKFSGTWIPPEHRDKSADDQKPFAIERRTLRWSEFKRMQAEEMLQHVQNKVFPFLKDMNGAQSNFTLHMKNAVFIIPKPALLVEAVKTIDEIFEVMEKDADEKNQAFQDIQGDVYEMLLSEIASAGKNGQFRTPRHIIKLMAELVQPQLGHKIADPACGTGGFLLGAYQYIVTQLALKAGSKDLQPDEDGFTRTSVAAGLTEDARTILQSTLCGYDIDSTMVRLGLMNLMMHGIDEPLIDYKDTLSKSFNEEGGYDIVMANPPFTGSIDKGDINENLSLSTTKTELLFVENIYRLLKKGGTGCVIVPQGVLFGSGKAFKQLRQTLVERCDLKAVVTMPSGVFKPYAGVSTAILLFTKVWGPKDKVTKPATEHVWFYEMASDGYSLDDKRTKLEGHGDLQDIVARFHGRDADKDTDRTAKCFFVSREDTEAEGYDLSLSRYKEDVFEEVVYEAPGVILERLLVAELGEEFFNHEKHEVSEFTRLRRHEKVLDGVESGIVRELLELRGMIG; this is encoded by the coding sequence ATGCTGCAAAACAACCCCGAACTGAAAAGCAAGATCGACCAGCTCTGGAACAAGTTCTGGTCCGGTGGCATCTCCAACCCGCTTACCGCCATCGAACAGATTACCTACCTGCTGTTCATGAAGCGGCTGGATAATTTGGATCTGGAAAAACAGTCAGCCGCCGAATTCACTGGCGAAAAGTACACCTCAAAGTTCAGCGGCACCTGGATTCCGCCGGAGCATCGGGACAAATCCGCAGATGACCAAAAGCCCTTTGCCATTGAAAGGCGCACCCTGCGCTGGAGCGAATTCAAACGCATGCAGGCGGAAGAGATGCTCCAGCATGTCCAGAACAAGGTCTTTCCCTTTTTGAAGGACATGAACGGCGCCCAGTCCAACTTCACCCTCCACATGAAGAATGCGGTCTTCATCATCCCCAAACCGGCCCTCTTGGTGGAAGCGGTCAAGACCATCGATGAGATCTTCGAGGTGATGGAGAAGGATGCCGACGAAAAAAATCAGGCCTTTCAGGATATCCAGGGCGATGTCTATGAAATGCTGCTCTCGGAGATCGCGAGCGCCGGCAAAAACGGCCAGTTCCGCACCCCGCGTCATATCATCAAATTGATGGCCGAGTTGGTGCAGCCGCAGCTTGGCCATAAAATTGCCGACCCGGCTTGCGGCACCGGCGGCTTCCTTCTGGGAGCCTACCAATACATCGTCACTCAGCTGGCCCTCAAAGCCGGCAGTAAGGATCTGCAGCCCGATGAAGATGGTTTTACCCGCACCTCGGTGGCAGCCGGGCTCACCGAAGATGCTCGGACAATTCTCCAAAGCACTCTGTGCGGCTACGACATCGACAGCACCATGGTTCGCCTTGGTCTGATGAACCTGATGATGCACGGCATCGACGAGCCGCTTATAGATTATAAGGACACTCTGAGCAAGTCCTTTAACGAAGAGGGCGGATATGACATCGTCATGGCAAACCCGCCCTTTACCGGCAGCATCGACAAGGGCGATATCAACGAAAATCTCTCTCTATCCACCACCAAGACCGAGCTGCTCTTTGTCGAGAATATCTATCGGTTGTTGAAAAAAGGCGGTACCGGTTGCGTCATCGTGCCGCAAGGGGTGCTATTCGGCTCCGGCAAGGCCTTCAAGCAGTTGCGCCAAACCCTGGTGGAGCGTTGCGACCTCAAGGCGGTGGTCACCATGCCCAGTGGAGTCTTCAAACCCTATGCCGGGGTCAGTACCGCCATCCTGCTTTTCACCAAGGTCTGGGGGCCGAAGGACAAGGTTACAAAACCGGCTACTGAGCATGTCTGGTTTTATGAGATGGCTTCCGATGGCTATTCTCTGGACGACAAGCGCACCAAGCTGGAGGGGCATGGCGACTTGCAGGATATTGTTGCCCGGTTTCATGGCCGGGATGCGGATAAGGATACTGATCGGACCGCGAAATGTTTTTTTGTGTCTCGTGAGGATACTGAGGCCGAGGGCTATGATCTGTCGTTGAGCCGCTATAAAGAGGATGTCTTTGAAGAGGTAGTGTATGAGGCGCCGGGAGTGATTTTGGAGCGGTTGCTGGTGGCGGAATTGGGGGAGGAATTTTTTAACCACGAAAAACACGAGGTAAGCGAGTTCACGAGACTCCGAAGGCACGAAAAGGTTTTGGATGGGGTGGAGAGCGGCATTGTCCGGGAGTTGCTGGAGTTGCGGGGGATGATTGGATGA
- a CDS encoding GxxExxY protein: MNNLNHEIHERHERILYKDECYAIQGAIFEVYREMGCGFLEAVYQECLEREFANCGIAFVAQPDLTLSYKGERLKQAYKPDFICYEKIILELKTVKEIAPEHKAQVINYLKATGMKLGLLVNFAHYPKAKIERIIL, translated from the coding sequence ATGAATAATTTGAACCACGAAATACACGAAAGGCACGAAAGAATTCTTTATAAGGATGAGTGCTATGCCATTCAAGGGGCGATCTTTGAGGTCTACCGGGAGATGGGATGCGGGTTCTTGGAAGCCGTTTACCAGGAGTGCCTGGAGAGGGAGTTTGCCAACTGCGGGATTGCTTTTGTGGCCCAGCCGGATTTGACACTGAGCTACAAAGGCGAACGCCTCAAACAAGCATACAAGCCAGACTTTATCTGTTACGAGAAGATCATCCTCGAACTGAAGACGGTCAAGGAGATTGCCCCTGAGCACAAGGCTCAGGTAATCAACTATCTCAAGGCAACCGGCATGAAGCTCGGCTTGCTGGTCAATTTCGCTCACTATCCTAAAGCCAAAATTGAGAGAATTATTTTATGA